In Neofelis nebulosa isolate mNeoNeb1 chromosome 13, mNeoNeb1.pri, whole genome shotgun sequence, the genomic stretch GGGGGAGAGTGGAGCTAGCCAGAAGGGCAAGCAGGCTTCTTGGCTCCGGCAACGTCGTTGCCCAATTTCGGTGACGCTCGACTGTTCGCTTGGTGAGAGTTCCGAGCTCTCCGGTGGAATGTTCTGATACATACGTATGTCTAGGAGGTAGAAAGCTCCTGCAGACGAGCAGAGGGAAGACGGCAGCTGGGCTGGGGGAAGAACAGGGAGTGGGTGAAGAGAAGACCTATAAATGACAGGCTTTTGTTGTTTCCGCTTTTGCATTTTGTCACCGATCTAGTTAAGTCTAACAAAATCATCGGCAAATTCAATGTCAACACAAAGCATTTGCTTGAAAGAGGCAATAAATTGGAGTAAGGTTATAAATACCTGTGGGTAAACGCAAGCAATTTCCAGGTATGAGGACTTAAAACTTTTGACAGCACAGCTACATTCAGGGCACATTTAAGACCCAGCCAAAAACCAAGAACATAGAATATAAGGTCTTCGATAAACATTTACTCTTCAGGATAGAAGGGCAagccaaattttaaataaaacgcTAGTTTAATCGTGCACTCACACGGTGGACACCATGCCATCAAGGGCCAACGCTGTTCAGATGGCTTCTGTTCCTGCACGAGTCTTTCGTAACTTGTTTTCCCATCCTGTTTTTAAACGACTAAGAAATTGCCTCGTGCTCTAACCAGTTTGATCAGTCGGTCCGCGGCAGCACACCGGACTTTCGAAGTCTATGTGCTATATATATACTTGCCACTTTCAGAATCTCAACTGTGTCACTTCCTATGGTTATTTCCAGGTTGTCTGTTCTACCCAGATGCTGCCTGTCCAGGAACCCAATTCTGCCCTGCTGGTTGCCTCTCTTCCTAAAAGTAATCCTCCCTAAATTATCTGGCACCACGGCCCAGTTACCATTCTTGGAAGAGTGTTACGCTGGGGCAGCTATGGTTCCTGCCTGGTGCACCCAAGTACATTACCATCGGGAATACATCCTAATCACCTGGAAAGATGTTTGGCAAGCTATACTGGGTAGTGATTACAGAGATCACGGACTCCCAAAAAACTAGTTTTTCAGGAAAATACGTGACCATGGCCATTAGGGTTTTCTTTCCTAGACAAGAgttagaaggggaaaaaaggaacccaTGCCAATTAACTTTCAGATTACATTCATCCACCACCGTGGAGCcgcagaatctgcattttgacaagCTTCCAGTTGATTCCGATCAAGTTCTACTCCAGTGGAACACCAGCTGGTGTCTGGTTTTAAGAGGGAGACTAAAACACGTTTACCTCCACTTCCTCAATCGCACTCACGGCATTCCACACTGACTTAACATCTACCACGTGCCAAGCACTGTTTCATAAGCCCCAGGGCTCGGGTAGTTATCAACAGAAAATCCCTGCccccatggagcttacattctaatggagGACAACAGaaccaaagatacaaaaatggcaATCTGGAAATGGAagttacccatttttaaaaataaaagattcccAGTTGTAATACTAAGTGTAGGTTTTTAATGGTATCTTAGTCCCATTTTACTAAAAATGCTCAAAGGCAGTATTTCAACACCACAGCATGTGCCCAACATTCTAATAGACACGTAGATACATCaataaatacacatgtatttaGGGACCTGAAAAATGATCAGGACCCATAAAATAAGACAAAGGTgttggtaatattttatttttgaaaacctgGTAAGTCTCTTAAGTCTTCCTGGTAAAATGTGCATATGGTCTTAAACTATTTAAGTATCAACACTGAAGCCCTGATCACAATGGTTTGCTCCTGCCCAGGGCTGTCCGTTCCCACGTCAATACTCTTCCCAATCAAGGACTTCTGCCCCCTTTATTATCCTAGTCACCACTCCAATCCTAGTCCCAGTCCAAATCCTCAGTACACAGATAACCAAGTATGAGCCATGCCATATGCTAAAAATATGTGTGATCATATGCTAAAAATATAACCTAGCCAAAGGAAACTAATTGTTTTTACAAGTTTAGTCTGTTTCAAAAAGAAGCAAACTAAGATTAGACAGGCATTCTCAATTTTGTTTAGCTATGTGAAGATTTATGAATTAGCTTTATTTCTATGAGCAAAAGTAATCATATAAAGCCACATATGAAACAATTCAACTCACAACCCTTTAACCAGTAAAATGAACTGTGAAAATCTAAAATGTACACACTGTTAGTATCAACTTTCAGAACGAGGTCAGCTGCATATGGCTACGTTATTTCATGCATTGTGTCCAGATGGTTTTGGACTTTTCTTCACTGGTATACCAAAACCCAAGGAAGAAAGATTGGAGAAACACACAGagggaaaaccaaaaccaaaaccaaacaaaaactcaCAGCTGGGCAAGTTATGATATCAGCTGGCTGTTTATAGCAAAACCTGAGTTACCTCAAAATGCAATTTcccggggcgcttgggtggctcagtcagttaagtgtctggctcaggtcatgatcttgaggttcgtgagttcaagccccatgtcaggctctgtgccgacagcttagaacctggaacctgcttcagattctgtctccctctctgtccctcccccattcactctctctctctctctcaaaaataaacaaacatttaaaaaacaataaaagcaatttCCCAGTATCACCTGATAACTAGGTTCTCTGCAAATACCGGCCAGTTCACCAGCACAAAGCAAAGTCCCAACAGGAGATGTGCAGGTGAGCGGAGCCCAGGTGCAGGATCAAGTGGACGGCTGTACCACATGCCATTACTTTCCGACAAGCAGCTACCCTGCCTTCCTCAAACAGCCAGCCCAGAGCACTCCAGTCACATTTGTCTGGCAGACTTTCCAAGCTGACTGTAAAATATTAGATGGATATCACTTTCCCAGAGGAACAACTCAGAGAAACAATGGTTAGTGAATTACAAGAATACAATTTGGAAAAGTTAAAATTCAGCATCTGCAGTAGAGCTGAGAACACTGAGGAAATCATTTCATACATACCTTTTGTCAGCCATTACCCTCATTGACATTGTTTAAAAACCAAACTGTGAATGCCATGTGGATTAAGCTCTCTTCCCTCGAATGAAATCCTTACCAGATCAAAAAGCCAATTCCCATTAGTGCCTCCACTCTTTTGCccaagattaccaaaaaaaacccaactacaCATACTGCCCCCTTCATTTCCTAGATATAAATTGAACTTCCTTCGCATTTAGGCAATTCTAAAACCACTCATTCTTGCCCCAAATGAGATGTTTACACAAAGTACTTTGTGAATTATCTTCTAGCCTATCTGCATTAATTGTCAAAATAGACCCGATTTAAGTAGACTGGGGCCCGGGTTTCATACTAACCTGTACTAATTAACCACAATCTGGAATAACACATTTCTTTGAAGTCGTAATTATTCACATAATTTCCTTGTTTCAAAATAGAATAGATGGCAATCTAATTCATAGTAACCTATTTGGACACGGTAAGTAGGACACTTCATCACTACACATAGAATTCGTTATTTAACAAAACCTGCTCGTTTGGGCCACTTAAGAGAAGGCTTATATAAGCTAAAGTCTAAATCATTTTTGCATCTTTCCAATGCATactaaaaagatgtaaaatgtattCAGTGGAAGCCCAAATGCTGATTTTTAACTAAGAGGGAAGATTTAATTTGAGCATACTTGCTGGAAAAGTGtctgtagacatttttttccccatttttttctgtttgttgagtGCAACCTTTACTCGTGGTAAAACAATGGTTTCCATTGTCTGGGGATTCTAAATTAATGGAACTTTATTAATATTCAGTAGAGCACACgtttttagaaaaatgcaaatttctatTACTCCATAtccagaaattaaattttaattcaacaAAGCTAATGGGACTTTTGACACTTATACGGAACACAGAAATAGATCCTGAATATACGTGTATTCCATACACCTTACTAATAACTTAAGACAAAATTGCTTATTTCATGGCAGCCTGGAAGGAATAATTAAGTAATAAACGACAATAAGAAAAGCCACTTATCATAGAGTCTAGTCTTTATTGAAAGACTTACTTCAACTGTGGTTTACAGCTTTGGCTTATGTTGGCCAGTCATTTTAGCCTCTCACTGCCAGCAACATAAAAATCAAGTGGGAATGGCATGGGGGAAGTGCTAGGAGAGAGCTTATTAGAGCAAAGAAGATGGCAGTCAGAAACACATCACCAAAATAAATCTCAGAATCATTaagaagtaaacattttcttGCACGCCAAAGAATCTCTGCATTTTAATGAACATGGAAAAGGCAACGATTCTTAGGCTTAAACTGATCAAGATAGCACTGACTTCACTTTGTTATAAAATAGACTTGAGTCTGTTACCTTGACAGTTGTTTTAAAATGGTGCGTTTCATTTGGATAAGtagctttgtattttaaaaaccatttaataTGAAATAACTTCCATTAAGTGAACTGATCATGAAATCTTTCTCTCTTGGATTGAGACGAAGGACACTTCAGTAATATGTTTACTATGGCGATATAACTAGTCTGggtaattttattaaatcagAATATACAACCAGGAAACACTGCAGCTACATGGAGCTGCTATTGCAAAAAAGGTATTTAATTTACTGGCAGACCAAAAAAGGCGAACTGAGAATattggtatattaaaaaaaagtctttagttGTTCAAGTTTCACATATATTCAAGAAATTTTAAACTAGGAAGCATAATTGATATAATGTGAGTGTTCtccttataaaatataaagtaacttTTCCGTAACATCCCCCAAGGACACTAGCCATAAACAAATAACAAGGGTAGATTTTATACAGAAGAGTGTCACAGGACTCCTGCGGTTAACACTAAAGTGCCGTAACAAATCTGGCCCAACGATGAGCTTCAGACCCTGCAAATATTCACGTTCAATACATTTGACTGTTCTCCTAAGTGggggaagaagacaaataataccAAAAGTATTGTGGTCACCAATTTATAAAACCATTGTTATTTTAAAGCTAGTTGTAAGacttcaaaagtttaaaaaatagtcatttgTGGGTATTAATTGCATCTTACCACGTAACTGGTAAGGGTTTTCTCATCTTGGTGCCCAGGCCTCAAAGCAGCATTTCAAACACACTGCCTAAAACATTTGCACCCTCTAGCTGTCAGAAGTCAAATACATACGATTTTACCTTGGATAGAACTTTGAGGCTGATTTTATCCACATAGCCTGAAAAACACCCCAGAAGCAAACTTCAGTCTTCCATATCTACCTAACTGGTTCGTTTACAAGCTCTGCACACATACAACTCAGCCTCTGCTCAGGCTTGTCATCCCATGCACACGACCCACAAGGAaaacaagttaaataaaaataaaagtcacaactCTGTGTACTACTTAAGCTGAATATCCAATTATAAATTGGTACATCAAACTGTCTAAATAAGATGTTTTAGCAAtcttgttaaaaaaattcttgggcAAAATAGatctagttttaaaaaacaccccaagattttttaaaaacacttgtaCTATACAACTTATAGGAACCTTGAAATAGGTTTACAAGGTTTTAATTAAGGTATTTACATACCAAGtgatgtaaagaaaaagaaaaagaaaaaaaaaagaaatctaatttccaatgacattttaaaatgtactaatGCATCAAAGATCAAAGATttgtatgaaattaaaattaaggcCTTTTCTGTATAgtaatttgtataattttaattttacatagtaGCCAACCTTGGAAGTGTCAGTCTTAAACATTCTTATCAATCCATTGCATTCAATGCAGTGGAGAGTGTGAAGTGTTACTTCAAATAATTACATTGCTGCTACTTCTATGTTGAAGCATGCTTTTTAAACACTGTAGTTATTCAAATATTTACAATGTATATCATTTTAACTTCATGTAAAAGCACAAGTATGACTGTCTGATTTTAACACAAACACCATACTTggaatttccccccaaaatgaaatgtaatttacTACAATTTTAATAAtcaacactttttaaagttttaaaaatatgtcttaaatGTGGACCACCACCATTTGCTCAAGTAACTCAGATAATGCTGTTCCTTATTTAGCTTGAAAATTTCTTTATCAGTCTGGCTTCGGTTTCTTTAGGCATAAAGTATTTCCTCCAAAGCGACTCCAAAATCATGCAATTTCTTCCAATATCACACTTTTTTCCTGCTGACTTCAAATGTGGTCCACctcaagggaggggaggggagtatCAAGGTTCAGGATGAACTTATGTGTGATTCCCAGTTTTTCACGATCCTCcctttttttgctcttttaaaaacacagtgagTTAAAATACTGAACAGCAAGATAAAAATGGAATAGTATCTAAGAATCAAAACGTATTACCCATTTCTCCTattatatcaaaatttgtagTCAGAATTGTCTTTATtgactttattttagtttttgtacaCAAAGAAAAATCATGTTCATATCCATCatgaacaaaaacttaaaaaggcaGAACTAGAAGACATGTGTCCTTCACCAAAGCAAAGCTGTGCTAAAGGTTCCaaacatttcaatttttaaaataaatattttcattttccgaTGTCTACTTTCATGTCTTCAGAGTGTCACAGGAAACTGAAGCTATCATGAATTACAATTTTGTTTAGAGTCCCAGCTCACTGTGTTTGGTAACTTGCCATACCATATCCAGCTTGGTTAGGAGGAGGTATTACAGGGGGAGGAGCTTGTCCTTGGGGAGGCTGAGCACCAAATCCACCCATCCAAGCAGCAGAAGGTGATTGACTtgggggaaacaaaaacaaaaacatcttgagcaaacaaaagaaaaacttatcTATACATTTATACAAAAGTCAAGCAGAGCCTAATCACAGAATAGACAACAGGAAATCAACACACCTACaacaaagagcaaagaaaaagtgATACGCATCCACGTATATAGAATACATATCCCAGGATTAGTCTTAAACTTTTGTTAAGATAATCACAACTTAACACAGTAACTTCTCTGAAGAATATCTCAAAACTGGTATTTATAAACTGACAGATCATCTACCTATCCTGTATTGCAAACATGGGACAtcaatttaagaaatttaaaaaacacaagttcatgttggaaagagaagaaggaacgAGTCAAAAAAAGATCTGGGCTGGCCTGGGAAAAGGTGCAAAGGACCGACCTACTCTATGAACAAACAGGGGACAAAAAGGAAGCTACTTTGTATCACATAAACCTCTTAAGACTTCTTACACAAGCCAACAGACATAAATCATTAAATTTCTAAACACATCTAGGCAAAGACCTTTTCCACGCAAAAATTAACAAGGAGATAAAACAGATTAGAAACGTCAGTGAAGTTCTACCAACTGCTGATAGAGATGATAGGACACACCGAATGTTACCCCAACCTTCCCTTTCACCTacataataaaaagcaaatgtttaGCACCATAATCACTACTCGTAAGGTTTCTATAAGGCTTATAATGTCAAACAGTCTGATGAATTTACTTTAAATAGATTCTCCCTAGAAAAAGacactttttatctcttttgtcaAAACCGGATCTGTTTCTACACTGGAAAAACCCAACTACTCACTCTACTCCGAATCCTTGCTGGTTCCATGGTTGCCCGTATACTCCGTAAGGCGGGACTTGCCACCCATTTGCCATATACTGTCCGTACTGCTGTGGGTTTCCATAAACCTGGCTCCACTGGCCCCACTGGCTATAGTCGACCTAGGAAAAAGCAGAGCACTGTTTCAGGGGCTAAGTAAGAAACACAGGATTTGAAGAAAGTGggagacaaggaagagaaaaactaaGTAAGCACCCTTATGTGAATAGGACTCTGTTATTTATCATTGTCTAAGTTTATTGGGGTGGTGACACCTGTGGAAAGAAAGTATTAAGATTCAGTTAATACCGCAAAATAATCACTTTTGAAAAAGCATTAATAAAATCAACTGAAAGCAGCTATaggcttttattttctgtttgtttattttacagagtTTCTAAAGCTTTTATGTAGATATGTAAGACGGAAACCTTAAAAAGTGCTGTGAAAAATCGAATTACCTGTTGGAAGTTTTTAGTCATATCAGGAGATTCTTTACCCCAATAGCATTTAACAACATGTCCTTCAATAGTAGTGCCATTCACCGAAACAATGGCATGGGCCGCACTTTCATGGGTTGAAAATCTAAAAGAGGAGGATAtgaggtttttgtcttttttttaaagaacttatttAACACAGTAAATAATAGAAAGTCATTAGTTCCTATCTGTCAACACTTGGTGTAGACAGAACTTGAAATAAGTTCTACATTGCAAAGAAGTACTAAAGTAACAAACACTGACGCCTGAGGGGATCAAAGCATGTAACTGAAAGGAACGGGTCAAACAGGAGTACCCTGTAGGTAGGATTTTACCTGACAAACGAATAGCCTTTCTCTGGAAAAACtcttatttccataatttgtccAAATGGCGAAAAAGTCTGTCTCATAAGCTGAtctgagaaacaaaaacacacaaataaaatacttaaggcTCAGGACCCCGGTACGACGATGCAGCCCCGCAGAGAAGGGGAGGCGACAATCACACACTGTACCTGTTAACCCAGAGGCAATTCCCCCACAGTACACAGTACAATTTTTTGGACTTGACTGGTTTACTACATCTTCAAATCTCAACTGCTTAGTGTTATCTATAtgcagaaaggaaacaaaaatgttgaTTGTACATGGAGTATAAAACGGATTACGACATACTGTTAAGATACGCCTCACTGGGcgagaaaatacaattttttttcttgacactATGATTTGATCTATAAAATCAGCTGGTTCACTGCTCCAAATATACTAATTACCAAAGCCCAGTCACTATCAGAAAATTAAATTCAAGATGAAATGAGGCTTACAgtactaatttaaattttaagaaattaagaccACGCTAATTCATGATTTTGTGACATATCCGTAATCTTAACATACATAGTAGACAAATCTTACTTTCTTGTGTACTTTTAGGTGCAGGTGGTTTACGTGTGGCCCAGTTGGTTCTGATCTGACGACCACCCAACCACTGACCTCCCATATGCACAATTGCATTTTCTGCATCCtacagagaaagaacagaaagaaagagtaatTACAGACACAGAAAACTGTGGTATATAAGACTCagtaagatgaaataaaatgctgGCACTGCTGGATCCAATAAATCTTTTCAGTAAATGAATTCGCTAAGCACCCTAAGTATACAAACCTGAACTAATATCACAAAACAATGATCTGAACTTGGGTGAATACATAAAAACTATCTTTATTCACAGCTTTCAAATTACAGCATTTTTAAGCATTAAGGGAGCATAACTGAAGCATCGTAATTCAAATACACGAGGAAAAATCATAATCGCACGAACTACCAaaacaggagaaagcaggaatcCCACAACACAGAGCTGTTCACAAATATCTTAATTTAGTGGTTGATCTGAAATGTAACTTTTACCGAAGAATATACAGA encodes the following:
- the TIAL1 gene encoding nucleolysin TIAR isoform X6, with the protein product MDARVVKDMATGKSKGYGFVSFYNKLDAENAIVHMGGQWLGGRQIRTNWATRKPPAPKSTQENNTKQLRFEDVVNQSSPKNCTVYCGGIASGLTDQLMRQTFSPFGQIMEIRVFPEKGYSFVRFSTHESAAHAIVSVNGTTIEGHVVKCYWGKESPDMTKNFQQVDYSQWGQWSQVYGNPQQYGQYMANGWQVPPYGVYGQPWNQQGFGVDQSPSAAWMGGFGAQPPQGQAPPPVIPPPNQAGYGMASYQTQ
- the TIAL1 gene encoding nucleolysin TIAR isoform X2 — translated: MMEDDGQPRTLYVGNLSRDVTEVLILQLFSQIGPCKSCKMITEHTSNDPYCFVEFYEHRDAAAALAAMNGRKILGKEVKVNWATTPSSQKKDTSNHFHVFVGDLSPEITTEDIKSAFAPFGKISDARVVKDMATGKSKGYGFVSFYNKLDAENAIVHMGGQWLGGRQIRTNWATRKPPAPKSTQENNTKQLRFEDVVNQSSPKNCTVYCGGIASGLTDQLMRQTFSPFGQIMEIRVFPEKGYSFVRFSTHESAAHAIVSVNGTTIEGHVVKCYWGKESPDMTKNFQQVDYSQWGQWSQVYGNPQQYGQYMANGWQVPPYGVYGQPWNQQGFGVDQSPSAAWMGGFGAQPPQGQAPPPVIPPPNQAGYGMASYQTQ
- the TIAL1 gene encoding nucleolysin TIAR isoform X1 yields the protein MMEDDGQPRTLYVGNLSRDVTEVLILQLFSQIGPCKSCKMITEQPDSRRVNSSVGFSVLQHTSNDPYCFVEFYEHRDAAAALAAMNGRKILGKEVKVNWATTPSSQKKDTSNHFHVFVGDLSPEITTEDIKSAFAPFGKISDARVVKDMATGKSKGYGFVSFYNKLDAENAIVHMGGQWLGGRQIRTNWATRKPPAPKSTQENNTKQLRFEDVVNQSSPKNCTVYCGGIASGLTDQLMRQTFSPFGQIMEIRVFPEKGYSFVRFSTHESAAHAIVSVNGTTIEGHVVKCYWGKESPDMTKNFQQVDYSQWGQWSQVYGNPQQYGQYMANGWQVPPYGVYGQPWNQQGFGVDQSPSAAWMGGFGAQPPQGQAPPPVIPPPNQAGYGMASYQTQ
- the TIAL1 gene encoding nucleolysin TIAR isoform X3 — its product is MITEQPDSRRVNSSVGFSVLQHTSNDPYCFVEFYEHRDAAAALAAMNGRKILGKEVKVNWATTPSSQKKDTSNHFHVFVGDLSPEITTEDIKSAFAPFGKISDARVVKDMATGKSKGYGFVSFYNKLDAENAIVHMGGQWLGGRQIRTNWATRKPPAPKSTQENNTKQLRFEDVVNQSSPKNCTVYCGGIASGLTDQLMRQTFSPFGQIMEIRVFPEKGYSFVRFSTHESAAHAIVSVNGTTIEGHVVKCYWGKESPDMTKNFQQVDYSQWGQWSQVYGNPQQYGQYMANGWQVPPYGVYGQPWNQQGFGVDQSPSAAWMGGFGAQPPQGQAPPPVIPPPNQAGYGMASYQTQ
- the TIAL1 gene encoding nucleolysin TIAR isoform X4, which produces MITEHTSNDPYCFVEFYEHRDAAAALAAMNGRKILGKEVKVNWATTPSSQKKDTSNHFHVFVGDLSPEITTEDIKSAFAPFGKISDARVVKDMATGKSKGYGFVSFYNKLDAENAIVHMGGQWLGGRQIRTNWATRKPPAPKSTQENNTKQLRFEDVVNQSSPKNCTVYCGGIASGLTDQLMRQTFSPFGQIMEIRVFPEKGYSFVRFSTHESAAHAIVSVNGTTIEGHVVKCYWGKESPDMTKNFQQVDYSQWGQWSQVYGNPQQYGQYMANGWQVPPYGVYGQPWNQQGFGVDQSPSAAWMGGFGAQPPQGQAPPPVIPPPNQAGYGMASYQTQ